The following proteins come from a genomic window of Pseudomonas syringae:
- a CDS encoding TetR/AcrR family transcriptional regulator, whose amino-acid sequence MMGNAREAILEAAKVAAQRHGYSGINFRSIGEAVGVKNASIYYHFPSKADLGAAVAERYWQDTAKALQEINESNADPVRRLETYPSIFRISLEDGYRLCLSSFMAAEYEDLPEEVKHEVRAFADINVKWLTQVLADVGLGSLEHCERRASAIYTAVAGAQLIARTRLDIGLFDELILSYREAGLIPASPA is encoded by the coding sequence ATGATGGGGAACGCCCGAGAGGCAATTCTGGAAGCTGCGAAAGTGGCAGCGCAAAGGCACGGATACAGCGGCATTAATTTCCGAAGCATCGGGGAAGCGGTCGGGGTCAAAAACGCGAGCATCTATTACCACTTCCCGAGCAAGGCCGACCTTGGTGCTGCAGTCGCTGAACGCTACTGGCAGGACACCGCGAAGGCCTTGCAGGAGATAAATGAGTCGAACGCTGATCCTGTTCGTCGCTTGGAAACCTACCCGTCTATCTTTCGAATATCACTGGAAGATGGCTACAGGCTTTGCCTCTCCAGTTTCATGGCTGCGGAATACGAAGACTTGCCAGAAGAGGTCAAGCATGAGGTAAGGGCGTTCGCCGACATCAATGTGAAGTGGCTGACGCAAGTGCTGGCAGACGTAGGGCTGGGCAGCCTGGAACATTGCGAGAGGCGGGCCAGCGCTATCTACACCGCTGTTGCGGGTGCGCAATTGATTGCCCGGACTCGACTGGACATTGGTCTGTTTGACGAGCTGATACTGAGCTACCGTGAAGCCGGACTGATTCCGGCCTCGCCAGCGTGA
- a CDS encoding glutathione S-transferase, producing the protein MTTSNQHLDTADVPMMKIHDWFNGPYPARVRIALAEKDLLPRIEFVSINLWTGEHKKPEFLAINYSGTLPVLELEDGTLIAECTAITQYLDALNGDPVLTGRTALEKGLIHMMTKRAEIEFLDAVSAYFHHATPGLGPQVEICQNAEWGNRMRDKAVRGMHYFDSVLKNSAFVAGEHFSMADIAVFGGMIFASLVELPVPDECEALRAWHQSMQERPSVQKWQATVALGAPQS; encoded by the coding sequence ATGACAACATCAAATCAGCACCTCGATACAGCCGACGTTCCGATGATGAAGATCCACGACTGGTTCAATGGCCCCTACCCCGCACGTGTGCGGATTGCGTTAGCAGAAAAGGATCTGCTACCGCGAATAGAATTCGTATCGATAAATCTCTGGACAGGCGAGCACAAGAAACCCGAGTTTCTGGCCATCAACTACTCCGGGACGCTGCCTGTGTTGGAACTGGAGGACGGCACGCTGATTGCCGAGTGCACAGCAATCACTCAGTATCTCGACGCGCTCAACGGTGACCCTGTACTCACGGGGCGAACGGCTCTGGAGAAAGGTCTTATCCATATGATGACCAAGCGAGCTGAAATAGAGTTTCTCGACGCGGTCAGCGCTTACTTCCACCACGCAACGCCTGGACTAGGGCCACAGGTGGAGATTTGTCAGAACGCCGAGTGGGGCAATCGCATGCGCGACAAGGCAGTCCGGGGAATGCACTACTTCGATAGTGTTCTGAAAAACAGCGCGTTTGTTGCGGGAGAACACTTCTCCATGGCTGATATCGCAGTCTTCGGCGGCATGATTTTCGCCTCGCTGGTCGAACTTCCCGTACCTGATGAATGTGAAGCCCTTCGGGCATGGCATCAAAGCATGCAGGAAAGGCCCAGCGTACAGAAGTGGCAAGCGACGGTAGCGCTTGGCGCTCCTCAAAGCTGA